One segment of Metallosphaera cuprina Ar-4 DNA contains the following:
- a CDS encoding DUF763 domain-containing protein yields MEIIGISDLPLHYGKVPNWLIPIMRRLSRAILDVMILEWGPDKILEKLSNPLWFQGFNNVIGMDWDSSGSTTVTLGILKEVVNPKDDGLAITGGKGKSSLNVPKELESLPSRFDLNVKRLARISKLIAKVDTTLLQDGHELYHHSLLVSESGRWIVIQQGMNPQTRFARRYHWKSVNDPVNQEREALAGVKSKAVLNVHASVNAKRTIMDLLRENPQKLERDYLRSMAILKGQSLESWMGTGTIGAISSEAKLVYMRPVDVKRIVKVIYEVQQGSPSDLEDALLLGVGPSTMRALSLISDLIYREPPSYEDPVNAPYDPFKYAYAIGGKDGIPFPVNREIAFEVIQTLEDFVTIAKLEKKDKALALNKLRDLRLGVKEGA; encoded by the coding sequence ATGGAAATAATAGGGATAAGCGACCTACCGCTACACTACGGAAAGGTCCCAAATTGGCTGATCCCCATAATGAGGAGGTTATCTAGGGCTATCTTAGACGTGATGATTTTAGAGTGGGGTCCAGATAAAATACTTGAGAAATTATCAAATCCTCTATGGTTTCAGGGCTTTAACAACGTTATAGGTATGGACTGGGACTCATCAGGTTCAACTACAGTGACTTTGGGCATCCTTAAGGAGGTAGTTAATCCTAAGGACGACGGACTGGCCATCACTGGTGGGAAGGGTAAGAGTTCTTTAAACGTTCCTAAAGAACTTGAGAGCTTACCTTCCAGGTTTGACTTGAACGTAAAGAGGCTGGCTAGGATAAGTAAGTTGATAGCAAAAGTTGATACGACGTTACTTCAAGACGGTCACGAGCTATATCATCACTCCCTTCTAGTTTCCGAAAGCGGTAGATGGATCGTGATTCAGCAAGGCATGAATCCGCAAACCAGGTTCGCTAGGAGGTATCATTGGAAATCTGTGAACGATCCGGTAAATCAAGAACGGGAGGCTTTAGCAGGGGTCAAAAGTAAAGCGGTACTTAATGTTCACGCATCAGTGAATGCGAAGAGAACTATAATGGACTTATTAAGGGAGAATCCACAGAAGCTCGAAAGGGACTATTTACGTTCTATGGCTATCCTGAAAGGACAGTCCTTGGAGTCTTGGATGGGCACTGGAACTATAGGGGCCATTTCATCAGAAGCTAAGCTCGTTTACATGAGACCAGTAGATGTGAAGAGAATAGTCAAGGTGATTTATGAGGTCCAACAGGGGTCTCCGTCAGATCTAGAGGATGCCCTCCTTCTAGGAGTAGGTCCCTCAACTATGAGGGCCCTAAGTCTCATATCTGATCTGATCTATAGAGAACCTCCCTCTTATGAGGATCCAGTAAACGCCCCTTATGATCCTTTCAAATACGCTTACGCTATAGGCGGAAAGGATGGGATACCGTTCCCCGTGAATAGAGAGATAGCCTTTGAGGTGATCCAAACGTTAGAGGACTTTGTTACAATAGCCAAGCTAGAGAAAAAAGATAAAGCCTTAGCTCTGAATAAATTAAGGGATCTAAGACTTGGAGTTAAGGAAGGGGCTTGA
- a CDS encoding citrate synthase/methylcitrate synthase codes for MELRKGLEDIAIKETSITFIDGELGRLYYRGYSIFDLASFSNFEEVAYLIWYGKLPTRHELDDFKSRLAEERSISDEIASLVKRTAKTANPMDVLRTSVSMMGLEDKDDGELITKSMKITAKIPTIISSIQRTRANLDVIEPDPSLSHSENFLYMLHGSKPSRERSRMLDVGLMLHIDHEMNASTMACLVVASTLSDIYSSIVAGISALKGPLHGGANSEALRQFMEIGSQENVEKYVLNRLSSGQRLMGFGHRIYKSLDPRAKIIKDYLSKVSKDEETQRLFDIATKVEEIGIRILGKRGIYPNVDFYSGLLFHFLGFDLDLFPTIFASARVIGWSAHVDEYLKDNKLIRPKAIYVGDLGKKYVPIDER; via the coding sequence TTGGAGTTAAGGAAGGGGCTTGAGGACATAGCCATTAAGGAAACGTCCATAACTTTCATCGACGGTGAGTTAGGAAGGCTATACTATAGAGGATATTCAATATTCGATTTGGCCAGTTTCTCTAACTTTGAAGAGGTGGCTTACTTAATTTGGTATGGTAAGCTTCCGACTAGACATGAGTTGGACGATTTTAAGTCTAGGCTAGCAGAGGAAAGGTCCATCTCCGATGAGATAGCCTCTCTAGTTAAGAGGACGGCTAAGACTGCGAACCCTATGGACGTCCTTAGAACGTCAGTTAGCATGATGGGCCTTGAAGATAAAGATGATGGAGAGCTAATAACCAAATCAATGAAGATAACGGCTAAGATACCTACAATAATATCGAGTATACAGAGAACTAGAGCAAACCTAGATGTGATAGAACCGGATCCCTCCTTATCACATTCGGAGAATTTCCTTTACATGCTTCATGGCTCAAAGCCCAGTCGTGAAAGATCTAGAATGCTTGACGTAGGCTTGATGCTTCACATAGATCACGAGATGAACGCTTCAACTATGGCTTGTCTAGTAGTGGCATCAACTCTCTCAGATATTTACTCCTCTATAGTAGCAGGAATATCAGCTTTGAAGGGCCCTCTTCACGGAGGAGCTAACTCTGAGGCTTTGAGGCAATTCATGGAAATTGGAAGCCAGGAAAACGTTGAAAAATACGTGTTGAATAGGCTCAGTTCAGGCCAGAGGCTCATGGGTTTTGGGCACAGGATATATAAGAGTTTAGACCCTAGGGCCAAGATAATCAAGGATTACTTATCCAAAGTTTCTAAGGATGAAGAAACTCAGAGACTGTTCGATATAGCAACAAAGGTGGAGGAAATAGGGATCCGAATCCTAGGTAAGAGAGGAATATATCCCAACGTGGACTTTTACTCGGGACTTCTGTTTCACTTCCTGGGCTTTGATCTAGATTTGTTCCCTACCATATTTGCCTCGGCTAGAGTGATAGGCTGGTCCGCTCATGTAGACGAGTACCTCAAGGATAACAAGCTCATAAGGCCTAAGGCAATCTATGTAGGCGATTTAGGGAAAAAATACGTTCCTATAGATGAGAGATAA
- a CDS encoding DUF47 domain-containing protein — protein sequence MFKLTINKEDIIFSKIVEIAKAINEAISRLDELVKKQIKGDREGVTAETIRIKSIYERVAMIREEIVSMLYGEAFLPDFKESMMMLNQALYNTMKAVKDSSRAISSRKPNEVLTKTLGDGLLTYLTTITEAGERLISMVSLMKTDMKEAIRIGKEIQLMERNGDDVKDMLIQRLYDSESVADVISVLQIKDVIIFMDDILDYMEEATLSIETLYATLKA from the coding sequence ATGTTCAAGCTCACTATAAATAAAGAAGATATTATTTTTAGCAAGATAGTAGAAATAGCTAAAGCTATAAACGAGGCTATATCCAGGCTAGATGAACTAGTTAAGAAGCAGATTAAAGGAGATAGAGAGGGAGTGACAGCAGAAACCATAAGGATAAAGTCTATCTACGAAAGGGTAGCAATGATTAGAGAGGAAATAGTCTCAATGCTTTACGGTGAGGCGTTCCTCCCAGACTTTAAAGAGTCCATGATGATGCTAAATCAGGCCCTCTATAACACGATGAAGGCAGTTAAGGATTCGAGTAGGGCAATATCTTCCAGAAAGCCAAACGAGGTTCTGACTAAGACCTTGGGCGACGGTTTGCTGACATATCTTACTACAATAACTGAGGCTGGGGAGAGGTTAATAAGTATGGTGTCGCTGATGAAGACAGATATGAAAGAGGCTATAAGGATAGGTAAGGAAATTCAGTTAATGGAGAGAAACGGAGATGACGTAAAGGACATGTTGATTCAAAGGCTTTACGATTCCGAGAGCGTTGCAGATGTGATTAGTGTCCTTCAGATAAAGGATGTGATAATCTTTATGGACGATATACTAGACTACATGGAAGAGGCAACGTTGAGCATAGAAACCCTATACGCAACACTTAAAGCTTAA
- a CDS encoding ribbon-helix-helix domain-containing protein, whose translation MGVLRDLNSADEIVLDIDERKETKTVTFKIDPDLLEKIDQDMKRRNIRSRSDYLRWIITYNILRLKNQQGQSNK comes from the coding sequence ATGGGGGTTTTAAGGGACCTAAATTCAGCGGATGAAATTGTTCTAGACATCGATGAGAGAAAAGAGACGAAAACGGTCACCTTCAAGATAGATCCTGATCTGCTAGAGAAGATTGATCAAGATATGAAAAGGAGGAATATCCGGTCTAGAAGTGACTATTTGAGATGGATAATAACTTATAATATCCTCAGACTCAAAAATCAGCAAGGACAGAGTAATAAATGA
- a CDS encoding inorganic phosphate transporter, with translation MSLLDITLFLIGLISSFVVGGNNSATSLGILVSTNALRRKFSYLISSLSMFLGVSIGGLSLQGSIHGTINGNQTYLSVAVLSVLFASVISFYYLNKSGIPSSLSQMIYPSLAILVLISSSKLTLDWSKFWFTVSSWFFSPFLAIISAIIFYYALIKITSKEKKIIKEMKIYKYLIISSAVFTSFVTGANAVGIIASAGLLSEPVYIVYPLYGLAASLGIYFSSKKASIVVGFRLTRMGYLSATSALIGGDIISEVFTLLGVPISITQTIMGGVLGLSFRSFGHDVKNQLTQVAKGWLTSPILAIVASLAAFGIIKSLLGL, from the coding sequence ATGAGCTTGTTAGATATTACGCTTTTTCTTATTGGTCTGATTTCTTCTTTTGTAGTAGGTGGGAATAACTCTGCAACTTCTCTAGGAATTCTAGTTTCTACTAATGCTTTGAGGAGGAAGTTCTCTTATTTAATTAGCTCGTTAAGCATGTTTCTGGGGGTATCTATAGGTGGTTTATCCCTTCAGGGAAGTATTCACGGGACGATTAACGGTAACCAAACCTATTTAAGTGTTGCAGTTCTCTCAGTTTTATTCGCCTCAGTCATATCGTTTTATTATCTGAATAAGTCTGGTATTCCTTCATCGTTAAGTCAAATGATTTATCCCTCTTTAGCAATCCTTGTCCTAATCTCATCTAGTAAGTTAACGCTAGATTGGAGTAAGTTCTGGTTTACAGTTTCCTCATGGTTTTTCTCTCCATTTCTGGCCATAATCTCAGCAATAATATTCTATTATGCTTTAATTAAAATAACTTCTAAAGAAAAGAAGATAATAAAGGAAATGAAAATATATAAATATTTAATAATTTCTTCGGCTGTCTTTACATCTTTCGTAACGGGAGCCAACGCTGTGGGTATAATAGCGTCTGCTGGATTGCTATCTGAACCAGTATACATTGTGTATCCTCTATACGGGTTAGCAGCATCTCTTGGAATATATTTCAGTTCAAAAAAGGCTTCGATAGTAGTAGGTTTTAGATTAACTAGAATGGGCTACCTCAGTGCAACTTCAGCTCTCATCGGAGGGGACATAATCTCCGAGGTGTTCACACTGTTAGGGGTTCCAATCTCCATAACTCAAACTATAATGGGCGGGGTTTTAGGTCTCAGCTTTAGGAGTTTCGGACACGATGTAAAGAATCAGTTAACGCAAGTGGCCAAAGGCTGGTTAACGTCTCCTATACTCGCAATAGTTGCATCTCTCGCAGCTTTTGGGATCATAAAGAGCCTCCTTGGTCTTTGA
- a CDS encoding DMT family transporter, producing the protein MKWDRGFYNLIGASVLWGTIGVIVQESYKVGATSLGIVLFRTVFSSIITIPYFTRRIFSWKSIIMGLISGIFYEIYTYTIILDGAPLSSFLLYTSPLFVIIFSYLLFKEKITLVKFIGSALVIVALYLNYLGTPTLLELVWGILSGITYAILISFSKYLQMHGFSGWEVLSSQSLWSMLPTSMSILFLNKVHLLPSALGGVYMAIFGTIIPYYLFYKGIKTFDSTVATIISSLEPVTTTILAYFFLNQTLTTFQIIGATIIIISSLWLGILT; encoded by the coding sequence ATGAAATGGGATAGAGGATTTTACAACCTAATCGGGGCTTCAGTGCTTTGGGGAACAATCGGTGTTATAGTCCAGGAATCCTATAAAGTAGGCGCAACTTCTTTAGGTATCGTGTTATTTAGAACCGTCTTTTCATCAATAATAACCATACCTTACTTCACCAGAAGGATCTTCTCTTGGAAATCAATAATCATGGGATTAATATCTGGTATTTTCTATGAAATATATACTTATACTATAATTTTAGACGGTGCTCCTCTGTCCTCTTTTCTTCTTTATACATCTCCCCTGTTTGTAATAATTTTCTCTTATCTTTTATTTAAGGAGAAAATTACCTTAGTGAAGTTTATTGGATCGGCCTTAGTGATCGTTGCGCTCTATCTGAACTACCTAGGAACTCCCACACTCTTAGAACTAGTGTGGGGAATCTTATCAGGGATTACCTACGCCATCTTGATCTCCTTCTCAAAGTACCTACAGATGCACGGATTCTCAGGTTGGGAAGTTCTATCGTCACAGTCTCTCTGGTCTATGCTTCCAACGTCGATGTCAATTTTATTTCTTAATAAGGTCCATTTGTTACCATCGGCTTTAGGTGGAGTGTACATGGCAATCTTTGGGACGATAATCCCTTACTATCTGTTTTATAAGGGAATAAAAACCTTTGATTCGACAGTAGCTACGATAATCTCATCCTTAGAACCTGTTACAACCACAATTCTAGCGTACTTTTTCCTCAACCAAACCTTAACCACGTTTCAAATTATTGGAGCTACAATTATTATTATTAGCTCATTGTGGTTGGGTATATTAACCTGA
- a CDS encoding membrane protein, translating into MNLGVFLAALAMGTLELSEAGAVAAIYAGAYRSWLPYSIAALGVGLVLLPTFVLGKFLTIFPLHYILIAGAIILTYFGYRLLRSARRYFKKRTGSHKEKEGIGVVFVVALTEAFEDALVVLALIPQSYTSTLAGTAISAILVLSLTALLKSQISRIRLPQLKFFLSSLLFSLATLWILEVFVNITDLVVIPLFAVYVIVNYVLIRI; encoded by the coding sequence ATGAATTTAGGCGTATTCTTAGCTGCTCTAGCAATGGGCACACTTGAGCTCTCCGAGGCTGGTGCGGTCGCTGCAATATATGCCGGAGCTTATAGATCATGGTTGCCTTACAGTATTGCCGCACTAGGAGTTGGATTGGTTCTCTTACCCACTTTCGTTCTTGGTAAGTTTCTAACGATTTTCCCTTTACATTATATTCTAATAGCTGGAGCAATCATATTGACTTACTTTGGGTACAGATTACTAAGGAGTGCAAGGAGATATTTTAAGAAAAGGACAGGTTCTCATAAAGAGAAAGAGGGGATAGGAGTGGTGTTTGTGGTAGCGCTCACTGAGGCCTTTGAAGATGCTCTTGTAGTGCTTGCTCTAATTCCTCAAAGTTACACATCTACACTAGCCGGTACTGCAATCTCAGCGATACTGGTCCTCAGCCTTACAGCGCTTCTCAAAAGTCAGATCTCTAGGATAAGGCTACCTCAATTAAAGTTCTTCCTTTCCTCACTTCTTTTTTCTCTAGCTACTTTGTGGATTCTTGAGGTGTTCGTTAACATAACTGACCTAGTCGTAATACCTTTATTTGCGGTCTACGTTATCGTGAATTACGTTTTAATCCGTATCTAG
- a CDS encoding MFS transporter: MEPFKPIDSMKLSFNHIKVWYTAGMGFFTDAYDLFIIGAILDIFSANHLPGFELTPLYTGLLASSAIFTAIFGQLIFGTLGDLIGRKTVYGVEASLLTAGAALSAISPNIIWLIIFRSIMGIGIGGDYPISATIMSEYANVKDRGKLVALVFANQGIGSVVAVAVGAISAFTLPPDLAWRVMAFIGAIPAATVIYLRRKVPETPRYSALKGDKQGIQKSLEFVSKSSENGFKDKNESGVEVVKDNVNNVANVKIVRPRITEFLSKYWLLLLGTAGTWFLLDIAFYGTGIYSGPIVTSILGKPSSVGLEIVEAGIPFMVGFFGYFTAVALMDRLGRKPIQTLGFVMMALLYSVISLVLVTAGAKVTGFLIPATSAFALYALSYFFIDFGPNTTTFVIPSEVYPTGYRTTGHGISAAAGKTGAAISTFYFGSLLSSIGIKGILELLAVLSVIGAALTIIAIKEPKHRSLEEVSQDTVIVESQAQNSK; encoded by the coding sequence ATGGAGCCATTTAAACCGATTGACAGTATGAAACTAAGTTTCAATCACATAAAGGTGTGGTACACTGCAGGGATGGGATTTTTTACAGACGCTTACGATCTTTTCATCATAGGCGCTATTTTGGATATATTTAGTGCAAACCACTTACCTGGATTTGAGCTAACTCCTCTTTATACCGGGCTTCTAGCTTCGTCTGCGATATTTACAGCGATTTTCGGCCAGTTGATCTTTGGTACTCTTGGAGATTTGATAGGAAGGAAAACTGTTTATGGAGTAGAGGCGTCACTACTTACCGCTGGTGCTGCACTTTCCGCTATTTCTCCAAATATAATTTGGTTGATCATTTTCAGATCAATAATGGGAATTGGTATAGGGGGTGACTATCCAATATCTGCAACTATAATGAGTGAGTACGCTAATGTGAAAGACAGAGGGAAACTAGTGGCTCTAGTCTTTGCGAACCAAGGGATAGGAAGTGTCGTAGCTGTAGCCGTGGGAGCCATATCTGCTTTTACGCTTCCTCCCGATCTAGCTTGGAGGGTGATGGCTTTCATTGGAGCGATACCAGCTGCAACTGTGATATATTTAAGAAGGAAGGTACCTGAGACACCTAGATATTCGGCTCTAAAGGGAGATAAGCAAGGTATTCAAAAATCTCTTGAGTTTGTATCTAAGAGCTCGGAGAACGGTTTTAAGGATAAGAATGAAAGCGGAGTGGAAGTCGTCAAAGATAACGTAAACAACGTAGCTAACGTGAAAATAGTAAGGCCTAGAATTACGGAATTCTTATCAAAGTACTGGTTATTACTTTTAGGGACTGCAGGAACTTGGTTCCTACTAGACATCGCTTTCTATGGAACTGGAATCTATTCTGGTCCTATAGTGACTTCGATACTAGGAAAGCCCTCATCTGTAGGTCTTGAGATCGTGGAAGCCGGGATACCTTTTATGGTAGGGTTCTTTGGATACTTCACGGCTGTTGCTCTAATGGATAGGTTAGGGAGGAAACCAATCCAGACTTTAGGCTTCGTGATGATGGCTTTACTCTACAGCGTTATCTCCTTAGTTTTAGTAACGGCTGGGGCTAAAGTTACAGGCTTCCTAATTCCTGCAACTTCTGCTTTTGCACTCTATGCCCTATCATACTTCTTTATCGACTTTGGTCCTAACACGACTACGTTTGTGATTCCATCTGAAGTGTATCCAACAGGCTATAGAACTACTGGCCATGGCATTTCTGCAGCAGCAGGAAAGACGGGTGCAGCAATATCAACGTTTTACTTTGGTTCACTGTTGAGTTCAATAGGGATAAAAGGGATTCTTGAGTTGTTAGCTGTGCTGAGCGTTATTGGAGCGGCGTTAACGATAATAGCAATCAAAGAACCAAAACACAGGAGTTTAGAGGAGGTCTCTCAGGACACTGTAATTGTTGAGTCACAGGCTCAGAACTCAAAATAA
- a CDS encoding HAD family hydrolase: MKIRSVLLDVGETLVGFRPLSFEKMMARLRSAGYFVSAKKTFRAISKVMAKHNFPNKVGLNPVDVRDLLYELGIYPSKELKDKLAGDYVPSQDYFLYEDAKEFLEYLYSKNIDIVLVTNATRRMHDIIDELEIRKYVKGVIASCDVGLVKPNPRMFAYALKYSSPPAIHIGDIYELDYLGAKRAGFEALLLDRFGFYDDLNVDKVYNLKEAMTYLERKSMIV, translated from the coding sequence ATGAAAATAAGGTCTGTTCTATTGGATGTAGGAGAGACTTTGGTAGGTTTTAGACCTTTATCATTTGAAAAGATGATGGCTAGACTTAGATCGGCAGGCTATTTCGTATCTGCCAAGAAAACGTTTAGAGCGATATCTAAGGTTATGGCAAAGCACAATTTTCCAAATAAGGTTGGACTTAACCCCGTCGACGTAAGAGACCTCTTGTATGAGCTCGGAATATATCCTAGCAAGGAATTGAAGGACAAGTTAGCTGGAGATTACGTTCCGAGCCAAGACTATTTCCTATATGAAGACGCAAAGGAGTTTTTAGAATATTTATATTCAAAAAATATAGATATTGTGCTGGTAACTAATGCGACAAGGAGGATGCATGACATAATAGATGAGCTAGAGATAAGGAAATACGTCAAAGGAGTTATCGCTTCATGCGATGTTGGTTTAGTGAAACCCAATCCTAGGATGTTCGCTTACGCTCTAAAGTACTCTTCCCCTCCAGCGATACATATAGGAGATATCTATGAGCTGGACTATTTAGGTGCGAAAAGGGCAGGCTTTGAAGCGCTTCTTTTGGATAGATTCGGGTTTTATGACGATCTAAACGTTGATAAAGTTTACAACCTGAAGGAAGCTATGACTTACCTAGAGAGAAAAAGCATGATAGTTTAA
- a CDS encoding sulfurtransferase TusA family protein: MELNLVGLCCSTPQLTVYKALKRVRPGSEIRIITDDRIVLERDLIPLIESFKVTYTIREENGNFIIDCTK, encoded by the coding sequence ATGGAACTAAATTTAGTAGGTCTATGCTGTTCGACACCCCAACTCACTGTCTATAAAGCCCTGAAGAGGGTTAGACCTGGATCTGAGATTAGAATAATAACTGATGACAGGATAGTACTGGAGAGGGACTTAATTCCTCTGATTGAGTCCTTCAAAGTCACCTATACTATAAGGGAGGAAAATGGAAATTTCATTATAGACTGTACAAAATAA
- a CDS encoding NAD(P)/FAD-dependent oxidoreductase, translated as MRVVVLGGGFAGLSALNTYRDAIVVDSKEYFLLTHRLTDVIETGDPSLATIPYPKAVVQAKVVTVDFKDKIVKTSKGNIKYDKLIISLGYEQDTGRVKGTIQKLENLNDALEIRSKLPRVKNVAILGGGTLGVELAGSLREMGKNVYLIEQQDRLLSFMSKDSSNFAIQRLTELGVNVFLGTKVDEISGEVLKTNKDEIKVDLMILAAGFRGPSIINDLGLSNRNGRMLVDEYLKSIDKDDVYGAGDSMTTKGFVPMSAQVAVQSGAIAVQNAIGRDVKFTYKQVAIVLRIGSEYFGDMMGKFVRGPMAELAKRVGIYRAIRMVESI; from the coding sequence ATGAGAGTAGTGGTGCTTGGAGGAGGATTTGCCGGTTTATCTGCACTAAACACTTATCGTGACGCAATAGTCGTTGACTCTAAAGAGTATTTCCTTCTGACTCATAGACTAACTGATGTAATAGAAACCGGTGACCCTTCACTGGCCACAATACCTTACCCAAAAGCGGTTGTTCAAGCAAAGGTAGTTACGGTAGATTTCAAGGATAAGATAGTTAAAACGTCTAAAGGTAACATAAAATACGATAAACTAATAATTTCATTAGGATATGAACAGGATACAGGGAGAGTTAAAGGAACAATACAGAAATTGGAAAATCTTAACGATGCGCTTGAGATTAGATCTAAGCTACCTCGAGTCAAGAACGTCGCAATACTAGGAGGGGGGACTCTTGGTGTGGAACTTGCCGGTTCCCTTAGAGAAATGGGGAAGAACGTTTACTTAATAGAACAACAGGATAGACTGCTATCGTTTATGAGTAAGGATTCGTCTAACTTCGCCATACAGAGGCTTACAGAGCTAGGCGTTAACGTATTTCTGGGAACTAAAGTAGATGAGATCAGCGGAGAGGTTTTGAAAACTAACAAAGACGAAATAAAGGTAGACTTGATGATCTTGGCAGCAGGGTTTAGAGGACCTTCAATTATTAATGACCTGGGACTATCTAACAGAAACGGAAGGATGTTAGTTGACGAATACTTGAAGTCTATAGATAAAGACGATGTTTATGGAGCCGGCGATTCTATGACGACCAAAGGTTTCGTACCTATGTCCGCTCAAGTGGCAGTTCAGTCTGGGGCAATCGCGGTCCAAAATGCGATTGGGAGAGATGTGAAGTTCACTTACAAACAGGTAGCGATAGTCCTTAGGATTGGCTCCGAGTACTTTGGAGACATGATGGGGAAGTTCGTAAGAGGACCTATGGCTGAACTGGCCAAAAGAGTAGGGATATACAGAGCGATCAGAATGGTAGAGTCTATCTAG
- a CDS encoding radical SAM protein has product MEVLLSAGTYYGIKKGMMYSQTAYGLMTGGCINKCAFCSQSLSNPADKTYLSRVKWFPVDLEIVKEKLSIFKRFCLQTVVKPGFEEELVKIAGEIQIRKSITTVPISSDYLRTLKERGVDYLGTGMDTTESNWERVSKPGKFSDYIDFIKRAVSIFGKRRVFVHLIYGLGEREDEFVSLMEYLYSIGAEVALFAFTPIKGTPMGSMKPPKLEDYRRIQKIRFKLSHGFESDEKSVLTSGCPSCDRPFYNEDPRGELYNVPFTVREK; this is encoded by the coding sequence GTGGAGGTTCTTCTTTCGGCAGGAACATACTATGGAATTAAAAAGGGGATGATGTACAGCCAAACCGCTTACGGCCTAATGACAGGCGGATGTATTAACAAATGTGCTTTCTGTTCTCAGTCGCTCTCCAATCCTGCGGATAAGACTTACCTCTCTAGAGTTAAATGGTTTCCAGTAGACTTAGAAATAGTTAAAGAGAAACTCTCTATTTTCAAAAGATTTTGTCTTCAGACAGTGGTAAAGCCTGGCTTTGAAGAGGAGTTGGTAAAGATAGCAGGTGAAATTCAAATTAGGAAATCGATTACTACAGTACCAATATCCTCAGATTATCTTAGAACGTTAAAGGAAAGAGGAGTTGATTACTTGGGTACAGGGATGGACACTACTGAGAGTAACTGGGAGAGAGTAAGCAAACCTGGCAAATTTAGTGATTATATTGATTTTATTAAGAGGGCAGTGTCCATATTTGGAAAAAGGAGGGTGTTTGTCCATCTGATCTATGGTCTCGGCGAAAGGGAGGACGAGTTCGTATCCTTAATGGAATATCTTTATTCTATCGGTGCAGAGGTGGCCTTATTTGCGTTCACTCCAATTAAGGGTACACCAATGGGTTCAATGAAACCTCCTAAGCTTGAAGACTATAGGAGAATTCAAAAGATAAGGTTTAAGCTATCACATGGTTTTGAAAGCGATGAGAAGTCAGTTCTCACCTCTGGGTGTCCTTCATGTGATAGGCCTTTTTATAATGAGGACCCCAGGGGAGAGTTATACAACGTTCCTTTCACGGTGAGGGAAAAATGA
- a CDS encoding radical SAM protein produces the protein MIGGFTPKFKFTTISLTGNSCSLNCFYCGTKYISSMEGATTPEHFEKSLRRLFSQGVKGFLVSGGFDEHGKLRIEPFLSTMKKLKKELDIIINVHPGLQSRETIESMKDVVDIVDFEFAYSPGAYSAKGIREDRERYLETLEDFINYGPEYIVPHIMLGIPRDNEEDIKDEIDLISQLKPYLLNFLVLIPTSGTPSKAVRIDLKGLIPLIQYGSLQMKGKVSLGCMRPYSIKESLDRIVIERGLVERIANPHHKVIKEFKLPVYDACCSLPEKYLEEFR, from the coding sequence ATGATTGGTGGTTTCACGCCAAAATTTAAGTTCACTACAATAAGTCTGACGGGAAACTCGTGCTCATTGAACTGCTTCTACTGTGGTACGAAGTACATCTCGAGTATGGAGGGAGCGACTACTCCAGAGCACTTTGAAAAGAGTTTGAGGCGACTATTTTCCCAAGGTGTGAAAGGTTTCCTAGTGAGTGGAGGCTTTGACGAACACGGCAAGTTAAGGATAGAGCCTTTTCTTTCCACCATGAAGAAGTTAAAGAAGGAATTAGATATCATAATCAACGTTCATCCAGGGTTGCAGAGTAGAGAAACGATTGAGAGCATGAAGGACGTGGTAGATATAGTGGACTTTGAATTTGCATATTCTCCAGGGGCTTACTCCGCAAAAGGGATTAGGGAAGATAGAGAACGTTATTTGGAGACGTTAGAGGACTTCATTAATTACGGTCCTGAATACATCGTTCCGCATATAATGCTTGGTATCCCTAGGGATAACGAGGAGGACATCAAGGACGAAATTGATCTCATTTCCCAGTTGAAACCCTACCTCCTTAATTTCTTAGTGTTGATCCCTACCTCTGGAACACCTTCTAAGGCGGTTAGGATCGACTTGAAAGGTCTTATTCCACTTATCCAATACGGTTCGCTACAAATGAAAGGTAAAGTCAGTCTAGGATGTATGAGACCTTACTCTATAAAAGAAAGCCTAGATAGGATAGTAATAGAAAGAGGTCTAGTTGAGAGGATAGCAAACCCCCATCATAAGGTCATAAAGGAATTCAAACTTCCTGTTTATGACGCTTGTTGCAGTCTACCAGAGAAGTATCTGGAGGAGTTTAGATGA